In Rutidosis leptorrhynchoides isolate AG116_Rl617_1_P2 chromosome 2, CSIRO_AGI_Rlap_v1, whole genome shotgun sequence, one genomic interval encodes:
- the LOC139891312 gene encoding uncharacterized protein yields the protein MEDPAISVPSSIWTSLNSYFTSTVFFILLNLMIATIVFTSNLSNNTNNHQQDDQQQEKQDSNDQQNPPQIVRSPSILNRIKSFNFNTLKPQPGSDPETYYQENPIEVAATQYVFNQPLHYQHFDLDPVNPGQETETGVTQFDYNTIDSSQETEAVMTHFEFEPAHQETEVTHFDFDPTHEEIGSDTGFEDADAFESLDEVYRKMKGGGGGYHDRTKSAGEIPAKVPANPAAGKMKKSASLKVGFSNVESERIVEARRPATVRERKKTVVTAADHDDVEVDAKADDFINKFKNDLKLQRMESIYRTKVEKNVRD from the coding sequence ATGGAAGATCCTGCCATTTCTGTTCCATCATCCATTTGGACTTCTCTTAATAGTTATTTCACTTCAACTGTCTTCTTCATCCTCCTTAATCTCATGATTGCCACCATTGTTTTCACCTCTAATTTATCAAACAACACCAACAACCATCAACAAGACGACCAACAACAAGAAAAACAAGATTCTAATGATCAACAAAACCCACCACAAATTGTTAGATCTCCTTCTATCCTTAACCGTATTAAATCTTTCAACTTTAATACTCTAAAACCCCAACCCGGATCCGACCCGGAAACCTATTATCAAGAAAATCCGATAGAAGTAGCTGCTACACAATATGTCTTCAATCAACCTCTTCACTACCAACATTTCGATTTGGATCCGGTGAATCCGGGTCAAGAAACCGAAACTGGGGTGACCCAATTCGATTACAATACGATTGATTCAAGTCAAGAAACTGAGGCTGTGATGACCCATTTCGAATTTGAACCGGCCCATCAAGAAACAGAGGTGACCCATTTCGATTTTGACCCGACCCATGAAGAGATTGGTTCGGATACGGGTTTTGAAGATGCTGATGCGTTTGAGAGTTTGGATGAGGTGTACAGAAAAATGAAAGGCGGCGGCGGCGGATACCATGACAGAACAAAGTCGGCCGGTGAGATTCCGGCGAAAGTTCCGGCGAATCCGGCAGCTGGGAAGATGAAGAAATCTGCTAGCTTGAAAGTGGGGTTCTCGAACGTAGAAAGTGAAAGGATAGTTGAAGCTCGCCGGCCGGCCACCGTGAGGGAGAGGAAGAAGACGGTGGTGACGGCGGCAGACCATGATGACGTGGAGGTCGATGCCAAGGCGGATGATTTCATTAACAAGTTCAAGAATGATTTGAAGTTGCAGAGGATGGAGTCGATATACCGGACGAAAGTTGAGAAAAATGTGAGGGACTGA